A single Bos mutus isolate GX-2022 chromosome 25, NWIPB_WYAK_1.1, whole genome shotgun sequence DNA region contains:
- the MCM7 gene encoding DNA replication licensing factor MCM7 isoform X2, protein MALKDYVLEKDKVKKFLQEFYQDDESGKKQFKYGNQLVQLAHREQVAMYVDLDDIAEDDPELVDSICENTKRYARLFADAVQELLPQYKEREVVNKDVLDVYIEHRLMMEQRSRDPGAARSPQNQYPPELMRRFELYFQGPSSNKPRVIREVRADSVGKLVTVRGIVTRVSEVKPRMVVATYTCDQCGAETYQPIQSPTFMPLIMCPSQECQTNRSGGRLYLQTRGSKFIKFQEMKMQEHSDQVPVGNIPRSITVLVEGENTRIAQPGDHVSVTGIFLPILRTGFRQMVQGLLSETYLEAHRIVKMSKSEEDESGAGELTREELRQITEEDFYEKLAASIAPEIYGHEDVKKALLLLLVGGVDQSPRGMKIRGNINICLMGDPGVAKSQLLSYIDRLAPRSQYTTGRGSSGVGLTAAVLRDSVSGELTLEGGALVLADQGVCCIDEFDKMAEADRTAIHEVMEQQTISIAKAGILTTLNARCSILAAANPAYGRYNPRRSLEQNIQLPAALLSRFDLLWLIQDRPDRDNDLRLAQHITYVHQHSRQPPAQFEPLDMKLMRRYIAMCREKQPAVPESLADYITAAYVEMRREAWASKDATYTSARTLLAILRLSTALARLRMVDTVEKEDVNEAIRLMEMSKDSLLGDKGQTARTQRPADVIFATVRELVSEGQSVRFSEAEQRCISRGFTPAQFQAALDEYEELNVWQVNTARTRITFV, encoded by the exons ATGGCACTTAAGGACTACGTGCTCGAGAAAG ACAAAGTGAAGAAGTTCCTACAAGAGTTCTACCAGGATGACGAATCTGGCAAGAAGCAGTTCAAGTATGGGAACCAGTTG GTTCAACTGGCTCATCGGGAGCAAGTGGCCATGTACGTAGACCTAGACGACATTGCTGAGGATGACCCTGAGCTGGTGGACTCAATTTGTGAGAACACCAAGCGCTATGCCAGGCTCTTTGCTGATGCTGTTCAAGAGCTGCTGCCTCAATACAAGGAGAGGGAG GTAGTAAATAAAGATGTCCTGGACGTTTACATTGAGCACCGGCTGATGATGGAGCAGCGGAGCCGCGACCCGGGGGCAGCCCGAAGCCCTCAAAACCAGTACCCTCCCGAGCTCATGCGCAGATT TGAGCTGTATTTTCAAGGCCCCAGCAGTAACAAGCCTCGTGTGATCCGGGAAGTACGGGCTGACTCTGTGGGGAAGCTAGTAACAGTGCGTGGAATTGTCACTCGCGTCTCTGAGGTCAAACCAAGAATGGTGGTGGCCACTTACACCTGCGACCAGTGCGGGGCGGAGACCTACCAGCCG ATCCAATCTCCTACTTTCATGCCTCTGATTATGTGCCCGAGCCAGGAGTGCCAGACCAACCGCTCAGGAGGCCGACTGTACCTCCAGACTCGTGGCTCCAAATTCATCAAATTCCAGGAGATGAAGATGCAGGAACAT AGCGACCAAGTGCCCGTGGGAAACATCCCTCGCAGCATCACAGTGCTGGTGGAAGGAGAGAACACAAGGATCGCCCAGCCTGGGGACCACGTCAGTGTTACCGGCATCTTCCTGCCAATCCTGCGCACTGGGTTCCGACAGATGGTCCAG GGTTTACTCTCGGAAACTTATCTGGAAGCTCATCGGATTGTGAAGATGAGTAAGAGTGAGGAGGATGAGTCTGGGGCCGGAGAGCTGACCAGGGAGGAGCTGAGGCAAATCACAG AGGAGGATTTCTATGAGAAGCTGGCAGCCTCCATCGCCCCAGAGATATATGGGCACGAAGACGTGAAGAAGGcgctgctgctcctgctggtgGGAGGGGTAGACCAGTCTCCTCGAGGCATGAAAATCAGGG gcAACATCAACATCTGCctgatgggggaccctggtgtgGCTAAGTCTCAGCTCCTGTCTTACATTGACCGCCTGGCCCCCCGCA GCCAGTACACGACGGGCCGAGGCTCCTCCGGCGTGGGCCTCACGGCAGCTGTGCTGAGAGACTCTGTGAGTGGCGAGCTGACCTTGGAGGGCGGGGCCCTGGTGCTGGCCGACCAGGGAGTGTGCTGCATTGACGAGTTTGACAAGATGGCGGAGGCTGACCGCACGGCCATCCACGAGGTCATGGAGCAGCAAACCATCTCCATTGCCAAGGCAGGCATTCTCACAACGCTCAATGCCCGCTGCTCCATCCTGGCTGCCGCCAACCCTGCCTATGGACGCTACAACCCTCGCCGCAGCCTGGAACAAAATATACAGCTTCCTGCGGCATTGCTTTCCCGATTTGACCTCCTCTGGCTGATCCAGGACCGGCCTGACCGAGACAATGACCTGAG gttGGCCCAGCACATCACCTACGTGCACCAGCACAGCCGGCAGCCCCCCGCCCAGTTTGAGCCTTTGGACATGAAACTGATGAG GCGGTACATAGCTATGTGCCGGGAGAAGCAGCCTGCGGTGCCAGAGTCTCTGGCCGACTACATCACAGCAGCGTACGTGGAGATGAGGCGCGAGGCTTGGGCCAGTAAGGACGCCACCTACACTTCGGCCCGGACTCTGCTGGCTATCCTGCGACTGTCCACTGCTCTG GCACGTCTACGAATGGTGGACACCGTGGAGAAGGAAGATGTGAATGAAGCCATACGGCTGATGGAGATGTCCAAGGACTCACTGCTGGGTGACAAGGGGCAGACAGCTAG gacccagagaccagCAGATGTGATATTTGCGACCGTCCGTGAGTTGGTCTCAGAGGGCCAAAGTGTCCGGTTTTCCGAGGCAGAGCAGCGCTGCATCTCCCGTGGCTTCACACCTGCTCAGTTCCAGGCGGCCCTGGACGAGTATGAGGAGCTCAACGTCTGGCAGGTCAACACTGCCCGGACACGGATCACTTTTGTGTGA
- the MCM7 gene encoding DNA replication licensing factor MCM7 isoform X1: protein MYVDLDDIAEDDPELVDSICENTKRYARLFADAVQELLPQYKEREVVNKDVLDVYIEHRLMMEQRSRDPGAARSPQNQYPPELMRRFELYFQGPSSNKPRVIREVRADSVGKLVTVRGIVTRVSEVKPRMVVATYTCDQCGAETYQPIQSPTFMPLIMCPSQECQTNRSGGRLYLQTRGSKFIKFQEMKMQEHSDQVPVGNIPRSITVLVEGENTRIAQPGDHVSVTGIFLPILRTGFRQMVQGLLSETYLEAHRIVKMSKSEEDESGAGELTREELRQITEEDFYEKLAASIAPEIYGHEDVKKALLLLLVGGVDQSPRGMKIRGNINICLMGDPGVAKSQLLSYIDRLAPRSQYTTGRGSSGVGLTAAVLRDSVSGELTLEGGALVLADQGVCCIDEFDKMAEADRTAIHEVMEQQTISIAKAGILTTLNARCSILAAANPAYGRYNPRRSLEQNIQLPAALLSRFDLLWLIQDRPDRDNDLRLAQHITYVHQHSRQPPAQFEPLDMKLMRRYIAMCREKQPAVPESLADYITAAYVEMRREAWASKDATYTSARTLLAILRLSTALARLRMVDTVEKEDVNEAIRLMEMSKDSLLGDKGQTARTQRPADVIFATVRELVSEGQSVRFSEAEQRCISRGFTPAQFQAALDEYEELNVWQVNTARTRITFV, encoded by the exons ATGTACGTAGACCTAGACGACATTGCTGAGGATGACCCTGAGCTGGTGGACTCAATTTGTGAGAACACCAAGCGCTATGCCAGGCTCTTTGCTGATGCTGTTCAAGAGCTGCTGCCTCAATACAAGGAGAGGGAG GTAGTAAATAAAGATGTCCTGGACGTTTACATTGAGCACCGGCTGATGATGGAGCAGCGGAGCCGCGACCCGGGGGCAGCCCGAAGCCCTCAAAACCAGTACCCTCCCGAGCTCATGCGCAGATT TGAGCTGTATTTTCAAGGCCCCAGCAGTAACAAGCCTCGTGTGATCCGGGAAGTACGGGCTGACTCTGTGGGGAAGCTAGTAACAGTGCGTGGAATTGTCACTCGCGTCTCTGAGGTCAAACCAAGAATGGTGGTGGCCACTTACACCTGCGACCAGTGCGGGGCGGAGACCTACCAGCCG ATCCAATCTCCTACTTTCATGCCTCTGATTATGTGCCCGAGCCAGGAGTGCCAGACCAACCGCTCAGGAGGCCGACTGTACCTCCAGACTCGTGGCTCCAAATTCATCAAATTCCAGGAGATGAAGATGCAGGAACAT AGCGACCAAGTGCCCGTGGGAAACATCCCTCGCAGCATCACAGTGCTGGTGGAAGGAGAGAACACAAGGATCGCCCAGCCTGGGGACCACGTCAGTGTTACCGGCATCTTCCTGCCAATCCTGCGCACTGGGTTCCGACAGATGGTCCAG GGTTTACTCTCGGAAACTTATCTGGAAGCTCATCGGATTGTGAAGATGAGTAAGAGTGAGGAGGATGAGTCTGGGGCCGGAGAGCTGACCAGGGAGGAGCTGAGGCAAATCACAG AGGAGGATTTCTATGAGAAGCTGGCAGCCTCCATCGCCCCAGAGATATATGGGCACGAAGACGTGAAGAAGGcgctgctgctcctgctggtgGGAGGGGTAGACCAGTCTCCTCGAGGCATGAAAATCAGGG gcAACATCAACATCTGCctgatgggggaccctggtgtgGCTAAGTCTCAGCTCCTGTCTTACATTGACCGCCTGGCCCCCCGCA GCCAGTACACGACGGGCCGAGGCTCCTCCGGCGTGGGCCTCACGGCAGCTGTGCTGAGAGACTCTGTGAGTGGCGAGCTGACCTTGGAGGGCGGGGCCCTGGTGCTGGCCGACCAGGGAGTGTGCTGCATTGACGAGTTTGACAAGATGGCGGAGGCTGACCGCACGGCCATCCACGAGGTCATGGAGCAGCAAACCATCTCCATTGCCAAGGCAGGCATTCTCACAACGCTCAATGCCCGCTGCTCCATCCTGGCTGCCGCCAACCCTGCCTATGGACGCTACAACCCTCGCCGCAGCCTGGAACAAAATATACAGCTTCCTGCGGCATTGCTTTCCCGATTTGACCTCCTCTGGCTGATCCAGGACCGGCCTGACCGAGACAATGACCTGAG gttGGCCCAGCACATCACCTACGTGCACCAGCACAGCCGGCAGCCCCCCGCCCAGTTTGAGCCTTTGGACATGAAACTGATGAG GCGGTACATAGCTATGTGCCGGGAGAAGCAGCCTGCGGTGCCAGAGTCTCTGGCCGACTACATCACAGCAGCGTACGTGGAGATGAGGCGCGAGGCTTGGGCCAGTAAGGACGCCACCTACACTTCGGCCCGGACTCTGCTGGCTATCCTGCGACTGTCCACTGCTCTG GCACGTCTACGAATGGTGGACACCGTGGAGAAGGAAGATGTGAATGAAGCCATACGGCTGATGGAGATGTCCAAGGACTCACTGCTGGGTGACAAGGGGCAGACAGCTAG gacccagagaccagCAGATGTGATATTTGCGACCGTCCGTGAGTTGGTCTCAGAGGGCCAAAGTGTCCGGTTTTCCGAGGCAGAGCAGCGCTGCATCTCCCGTGGCTTCACACCTGCTCAGTTCCAGGCGGCCCTGGACGAGTATGAGGAGCTCAACGTCTGGCAGGTCAACACTGCCCGGACACGGATCACTTTTGTGTGA
- the COPS6 gene encoding COP9 signalosome complex subunit 6: MAATAAPANGTGGSSGMEVDAAVVPSVMASGVTGSVSVALHPLVILNISDHWIRMRSQEGRPMQVIGALIGKQEGRNIEVMNSFELLSHTVEEKIIIDKEYYYTKEEQFKQVFKELEFLGWYTTGGPPDPSDIHVHKQVCEIIESPLFLKLNPMTKHTDLPVSVFESVIDIINGEATMLFAELTYTLATEEAERIGVDHVARMTATGSGENSTVAEHLIAQHSAIKMLHSRVKLILEYVKASEAGEVPFNHEILREAYALCHCLPVLSTDKFKTDFYDQCNDVGLMAYLGTITKTCNTMNQFVNKFNVLYDRQGIGRRMRGLFF, translated from the exons ATGGCGGCGACGGCGGCCCCGGCGAACGGGACTGGAGGGAGCAGCGGGATGGAGGTGGATGCTGCAG TCGTCCCCAGCGTGATGGCCTCCGGAGTGACTGGCAGCGTTTCAGTCGCTCTTCATCCCCTCGTCATTCTCAACATCTCAGACCATTGGATTCGCATGCGCTCGCAGGAGGGGCGGCCTATGCAGG TGATTGGGGCTCTGATCGGGAAGCAGGAGGGCCGAAATATTGAGGTGATGAACTCCTTCGAACTGCTGTCCCACACCGTGGAAGAGAAGATTATCATTGACAAGGAATATTATTACACCAAGGAGGAGCAGT TTAAACAGGTATTCAAGGAGCTGGAGTTTCTGGGTTGGTATACCACAGGGGGGCCGCCTGACCCCTCCGACATCCACGTCCATAAGCAG GTGTGCGAGATAATTGAGAGCCCTCTGTTTCTTAAGTTGAACCCTATGACCAAGCACACAGAT CTTCCTGTCAGCGTCTTTGAGTCCGTCATAGATATAATCAATGGAGAG GCCACCATGCTGTTTGCTGAGCTGACCTACACTCTGGCCACAGAGGAAGCGGAACGCATTGGGGTGGACCACGTAGCCCGAATGACAGCAACAGGCAGTGGAGAGAACTCCACTG TGGCTGAACACCTCATCGCACAGCACAGCGCCATCAAGATGCTGCACAGCCGCGTCAAGCTCATcttggagtacgtcaaggcctcTGAGGCAG GAGAGGTCCCCTTTAACCACGAGATCCTGCGGGAGGCCTACGCTCTGTGTCACTGCCTCCCAGTGCTTAGCACAGACAAGTTCAAGACAGACTTCTACGAT CAATGCAATGATGTGGGGCTCATGGCCTACCTTGGCACCATCACCAAGACGTGCAACACCATGAACCAGTTCGTGAACAAGTTCAATGTCCTCTATGACCGACAAGGCATCGGCAGGCGGATGCGGGGGCTCTTTTTCTGA